The proteins below come from a single Candidatus Planktophila dulcis genomic window:
- a CDS encoding alpha/beta hydrolase — protein MSEPIRPSTILAGLRTPFTVTTEDGQTLIGEVSAPLSNPTSAILCCHPNPTGGGMMDSHIYKKAANRLPEMAGITVVRFNTRGTSSEAGTSTGTYDNGRAEKYDVEAMIRYCFDTLQLTELWVVGWSFGTSIAISHARDSRVKGLILLSPTLLDIVDGDLEFWAKDGRPMTALIPEFDDYLKPDQAKIRFSVVPQVDLIPVDGAKHLWVGEPSVHRVLSEITRIVAPNRLPLPTEV, from the coding sequence ATGTCGGAACCAATCCGCCCCAGCACAATTCTTGCTGGTCTGCGCACCCCATTTACCGTCACTACAGAAGATGGCCAAACCTTGATCGGTGAGGTCAGTGCGCCTTTGAGTAATCCAACCTCTGCAATTCTCTGCTGTCATCCCAATCCAACCGGTGGCGGAATGATGGATAGCCATATCTATAAGAAGGCAGCTAATCGATTGCCTGAGATGGCAGGAATTACTGTCGTTCGCTTTAACACCCGTGGAACAAGCAGTGAAGCTGGAACAAGCACAGGTACGTATGACAATGGTCGGGCTGAGAAATACGATGTTGAAGCGATGATTCGTTACTGCTTCGATACATTACAACTTACTGAACTCTGGGTTGTTGGTTGGTCATTTGGAACAAGTATTGCCATAAGTCATGCACGTGATTCTCGCGTGAAAGGACTCATTCTCTTAAGTCCGACTTTGCTCGATATCGTCGATGGAGATCTTGAATTTTGGGCCAAAGATGGAAGGCCTATGACAGCGCTCATTCCAGAATTTGATGACTACTTAAAGCCTGATCAAGCAAAGATCAGATTTTCAGTCGTCCCACAGGTTGATTTGATTCCTGTCGATGGCGCAAAGCACTTATGGGTGGGAGAACCATCTGTGCATCGCGTGCTCAGTGAAATCACGCGAATAGTTGCACCAAATCGCTTGCCTCTACCTACTGAAGTTTAA
- a CDS encoding AI-2E family transporter: MAISERMKRKPKETPAPADFGAAGAPIDRGHPFYFGFVATIGALSAFVLMRALASASGVFVLILVALFLATGLNPAVEAIRRRGLSRAGAVAVIFVAVIAFVGLFAALIVPPIISQGTNLIESAPSLLESLKNNATIANLNDQYGIIDTLQKKLSSVTSDGTLLITAFGGVIGVGKSVLSGTFTALTILVLTLYFITSLPQATELGLKLVPASRRPRVAALTEAIISRVGAFVGSQILVSFFAAIFMTVLALILGLPSPVAIGIIIFICGLVPLIGHFIGAGVYTIIALTQSITIGVAAFIGYVVYVQVENYILTPKIMKRTLNVPGAVTIIAALLGTSLLGLVGGLLAVPVAASIILILEEVVYPRAEKS; the protein is encoded by the coding sequence ATGGCCATTTCAGAGCGCATGAAGAGAAAACCAAAAGAAACACCTGCTCCTGCAGATTTTGGAGCAGCAGGGGCTCCAATAGACCGCGGTCATCCCTTCTACTTTGGCTTTGTTGCAACAATCGGAGCACTCAGCGCCTTCGTTCTGATGCGCGCACTAGCAAGTGCATCTGGGGTCTTTGTCTTAATCCTTGTTGCGCTCTTCTTAGCGACAGGACTTAATCCTGCGGTGGAAGCAATTCGCAGACGTGGTTTGTCCCGAGCTGGGGCAGTTGCTGTGATCTTTGTTGCAGTTATTGCCTTTGTTGGACTTTTTGCAGCACTCATTGTTCCTCCCATTATTTCTCAGGGTACTAACCTCATTGAATCAGCACCTTCACTTCTTGAAAGTCTGAAGAACAATGCAACGATTGCCAACCTCAACGATCAATACGGAATTATTGATACTCTGCAGAAGAAATTGAGCTCTGTCACATCAGATGGAACTCTCTTGATTACCGCTTTTGGTGGCGTTATTGGCGTTGGCAAGAGCGTTCTCTCTGGAACTTTTACTGCGCTCACAATCCTCGTTCTGACTTTGTACTTCATCACATCGCTGCCACAAGCAACTGAGCTTGGACTTAAGTTGGTTCCAGCTTCTCGCAGACCACGTGTTGCTGCACTTACCGAAGCTATTATTTCTCGCGTTGGAGCATTTGTGGGAAGTCAGATTTTGGTCTCATTCTTTGCTGCAATATTTATGACCGTCCTCGCACTTATCTTGGGTCTGCCATCCCCTGTTGCAATCGGCATCATCATCTTTATCTGTGGTCTAGTTCCACTTATTGGACACTTTATCGGCGCAGGTGTTTACACAATCATTGCACTCACACAATCAATCACAATCGGCGTTGCAGCATTTATCGGTTATGTCGTCTATGTGCAGGTGGAGAATTACATTCTCACACCGAAGATTATGAAGCGCACACTGAACGTCCCAGGCGCTGTCACCATCATTGCTGCGCTCTTAGGAACATCACTTCTTGGGCTTGTCGGTGGACTCTTAGCAGTACCTGTTGCCGCTTCAATCATTCTTATTCTTGAAGAAGTTGTTTATCCTCGCGCGGAGAAGTCTTAA
- a CDS encoding DUF4032 domain-containing protein encodes MALRITGLGEEIAAVTGLPWNIPLEEWPEDPMLAEKRGISRHIVRLVRSTDDPDSEVYAVKETVSEFANREYKILRELTQLNSPSVQSIAVIEGRTDRNGEELPCALVTRFLPYSLPYRVVLSDKNVTAEDVTLMASALALLLVRMHLLGFWWGDCSLSNTLFRRDAEGYAAYLVDAETGEFQKTLTAGQREHDLEIAHFNVAAELEDLQLSGVLYPGMDPIRASTALIKRYHRLWSALKDRQVLDPTDRHAVERAMRQLHDLGFAVEEVSVSMEEGENAGKLVFQPKLVAAGYHKNRLRELMGLDTEELQAKRLLASFDRFRGREKSPKPPMSDSAMRWLNEVFHPTVNLIPPELEGRIERAQFFHEALEHRWYLSERAGHDVGLEFAAKSFVAEVLPYRRDSGVDVRVDGVMQ; translated from the coding sequence ATGGCGCTACGGATAACAGGACTAGGTGAGGAGATCGCTGCCGTCACAGGCCTGCCCTGGAACATCCCCCTTGAGGAGTGGCCAGAAGATCCGATGCTCGCTGAAAAGCGCGGTATCTCTCGCCACATCGTTCGCTTGGTTCGCTCCACCGATGACCCAGATTCTGAAGTCTATGCAGTGAAAGAGACCGTCTCTGAGTTTGCTAATCGTGAATACAAAATTCTTCGTGAGCTCACCCAGCTCAATTCACCGAGCGTGCAGTCGATTGCGGTTATTGAAGGTCGCACTGATCGCAATGGGGAAGAACTTCCCTGTGCACTGGTTACTCGCTTCTTGCCGTATTCACTTCCTTACCGAGTAGTGCTTAGCGATAAGAACGTAACCGCAGAAGATGTCACGCTGATGGCAAGTGCCCTTGCACTGCTTCTGGTGCGCATGCACCTTCTTGGTTTCTGGTGGGGCGACTGTTCACTCTCCAACACACTCTTTAGACGAGATGCTGAAGGCTATGCCGCATATCTTGTAGATGCCGAAACTGGTGAATTTCAAAAGACTCTTACTGCCGGCCAACGCGAGCATGATTTAGAGATTGCGCACTTTAACGTTGCTGCAGAGCTAGAAGACCTTCAACTCTCTGGTGTTCTCTATCCAGGAATGGATCCAATCCGAGCAAGTACAGCGCTGATTAAGCGTTATCACCGTTTGTGGTCAGCGCTGAAAGATCGTCAAGTTCTTGATCCCACAGATCGCCATGCAGTAGAGCGCGCAATGCGACAACTGCATGATCTTGGTTTTGCTGTGGAAGAAGTATCGGTCTCTATGGAAGAGGGCGAGAATGCAGGAAAGCTCGTCTTCCAACCAAAGCTTGTTGCAGCTGGCTATCACAAGAATCGTTTGCGTGAATTGATGGGTCTTGATACAGAAGAGTTGCAAGCAAAGCGTCTACTTGCATCCTTTGATCGCTTTAGAGGACGAGAGAAATCTCCCAAGCCTCCGATGTCAGATTCAGCCATGCGTTGGTTAAATGAAGTCTTTCACCCCACCGTCAATCTCATTCCACCAGAACTTGAAGGCCGTATTGAACGTGCTCAATTTTTCCATGAAGCCCTTGAACACCGCTGGTATTTGAGTGAACGCGCAGGCCACGATGTTGGACTAGAGTTTGCCGCGAAGTCATTTGTAGCAGAAGTATTGCCATACCGACGCGACTCAGGAGTCGATGTACGTGTAGATGGCGTGATGCAATAG
- a CDS encoding co-chaperone YbbN, which yields MSLPPNFSQAVDLSSLGKPAPDMTTPLPGIEVTPLNLQAEVLPLSKTKPVIVICWSPRSAESVKLLRTLGRIESDDAGKWILAQVNIDEQAPVAQALQVRTIPYGVVFIGGQAVPFLEQPLTEPQLREVISKILALAAQQGVGEEPVEETEPEEDEALAALDQGDYVTAEAAYKRLIARKPADSYAKLGLAQVQLLARTNGLDAAKIMEDAIKSPDDIELQIQCADVEVMSGYLEPAFDRLLRLLVLFDGDEQKRIKDRLLELFALVDPADPRVMKARTQLANALF from the coding sequence ATGAGTTTGCCACCAAACTTTTCACAAGCGGTAGATCTGAGCTCACTAGGAAAGCCAGCTCCCGATATGACTACACCTCTTCCAGGTATTGAAGTCACACCCCTTAATTTGCAGGCAGAAGTATTACCACTATCTAAAACAAAACCAGTCATTGTCATCTGTTGGAGTCCACGCTCTGCTGAATCAGTAAAACTTCTACGCACTCTCGGAAGAATTGAGAGCGATGATGCGGGCAAATGGATCCTTGCCCAAGTCAATATTGATGAGCAAGCACCTGTTGCACAAGCACTTCAAGTGCGCACCATTCCTTATGGCGTTGTCTTTATTGGCGGACAAGCAGTTCCATTCCTTGAACAGCCACTGACTGAACCACAACTACGCGAAGTGATTAGCAAAATTCTCGCTCTGGCTGCCCAACAAGGAGTTGGTGAAGAGCCAGTTGAAGAGACTGAGCCAGAAGAAGATGAAGCACTGGCAGCCCTTGATCAAGGAGATTACGTAACCGCTGAGGCTGCATATAAGCGTTTAATCGCACGCAAACCTGCTGATAGCTATGCAAAGTTAGGTCTTGCCCAAGTTCAACTTCTTGCTCGCACAAACGGCCTCGATGCTGCCAAGATTATGGAAGATGCCATCAAGAGCCCTGACGATATTGAACTTCAGATTCAATGCGCAGATGTTGAAGTCATGAGCGGATACCTAGAGCCAGCATTTGATCGCTTACTACGTCTTCTCGTGCTCTTTGATGGCGATGAACAAAAGCGGATTAAAGATCGCCTCCTTGAACTCTTTGCACTCGTCGATCCTGCAGATCCACGGGTAATGAAAGCCCGTACTCAGCTTGCGAATGCTCTCTTTTAA
- a CDS encoding MFS transporter, which yields MAKDVDHSQEQKSLYTLLFLFGFGIMAWVPRFPEVKANLGLDNGAFGSLMSTGSIGAFFGLLTVGHIIHRFGAFKVTLISITILFSSLVALVHVQASFLFLIFNILFGFGITAVHVCLNSQVFHFLERSNINLVTSTAGYWSAGALSTAILSGFLVGRVDLVTHIDFLCVVITILMFALVIRLRSVLIESNEDSESDYSIKEIFTGFRIDWPVSLGMACAVYLEFAIGDWGTIFTKDRLGINAGLSTAPYIIFTAMMIFGRLLIHRILPKAPLHLWVKRAALLAGAGFGICIIIATHLPATLKWWSYGLFLLAFFFAGLGSSFLGPSFFAAANRRSSQPSAVVVGQFGVVNNVLLFGIKWIVAWTIQFTGSIALAMMIPTLMMLATIFFVDSLKEDSQSKV from the coding sequence ATGGCTAAAGACGTCGACCACTCGCAAGAGCAGAAGTCTCTCTACACACTTCTCTTCCTCTTTGGCTTTGGCATTATGGCCTGGGTTCCTCGCTTTCCCGAAGTAAAGGCAAATCTTGGCCTTGATAACGGAGCATTTGGTTCCCTTATGAGCACAGGATCTATCGGTGCATTCTTTGGATTGCTCACCGTCGGTCACATCATCCATAGATTTGGCGCATTTAAAGTTACCTTGATATCAATCACAATTCTTTTCTCAAGCCTTGTGGCACTTGTCCACGTGCAGGCTAGTTTTCTTTTTCTTATCTTTAACATTCTCTTCGGTTTTGGAATTACTGCTGTCCACGTCTGTCTTAATAGCCAGGTCTTTCACTTCCTTGAGCGCAGCAATATCAATTTGGTGACAAGTACGGCTGGATATTGGAGCGCGGGTGCCTTGAGCACTGCAATTCTCTCTGGATTCTTGGTTGGGCGCGTAGACCTTGTTACCCATATCGATTTCCTCTGTGTAGTAATTACCATTTTAATGTTTGCACTCGTTATTCGCTTGAGATCAGTGCTCATCGAATCTAATGAAGATTCTGAGAGTGATTACTCAATCAAGGAGATCTTTACTGGTTTCAGAATCGACTGGCCAGTGAGTTTGGGAATGGCATGCGCTGTCTATCTCGAATTTGCTATCGGTGACTGGGGAACAATTTTTACCAAAGATCGTCTTGGAATCAATGCAGGTTTGAGCACTGCTCCCTACATTATCTTCACTGCAATGATGATCTTTGGCAGATTACTCATCCATCGCATTCTTCCTAAAGCACCGCTGCATCTCTGGGTTAAGCGTGCAGCACTTCTTGCAGGTGCTGGCTTTGGTATCTGCATCATTATCGCAACACATCTACCTGCCACCTTAAAGTGGTGGTCTTACGGACTCTTCCTCTTAGCCTTCTTCTTTGCAGGCCTTGGTTCTTCATTCCTCGGTCCATCCTTCTTCGCAGCGGCAAATAGGCGCTCTTCACAGCCAAGTGCTGTGGTTGTGGGTCAATTTGGCGTCGTCAATAACGTTCTGCTCTTTGGCATTAAGTGGATTGTTGCGTGGACAATTCAATTCACTGGATCAATCGCACTAGCGATGATGATTCCAACGCTGATGATGCTTGCAACCATCTTTTTTGTTGATTCCCTTAAAGAAGACTCTCAGTCAAAGGTCTAA
- the aceE gene encoding pyruvate dehydrogenase (acetyl-transferring), homodimeric type gives MTEFAGSPDQIIDQLVDTDPAETAEWQASFDAALNAAGPVRARYLMLQLLKRAHEKQIGLPDLRTTDYINTISPENEPDFPGDEDIERRIRAAVRWNAAILVHRAQRPGIGVGGHISTYASSAALYEVGFNHFFRGQDHAGGGDQIFFQGHASPGMYSRAFLEGRFSENQLDGFRQELSHEGGGLSSYPHPRLMPDFWQFPTVSMGIGPINAIYQARFNRYLHNRGIKDTSDQNVWAFLGDGEMDEVDTLGAIGLASREKLDNLTFVVNCNLQRLDGPVRGNGKIIQELESIFGGAGWNVIKVVWGRGWDPLLAQDREGALVNIMNTTLDGDYQTFKAESGAFVREHFFNRDPRTAAMVSNYSDDQIWNLKRGGHDYRKLFAAYTAATEKNGRPTVILAKTVKGWTLGSHFEGRNSTHQMKKMTLEDIIEFRDRLEIPLPDSALDKYTPSYYKLPADSPEMKYLEERRRELGGSIPSRRKVSRPLQQPADEAYESVRRGSGQQEVATTMAFVRMLKDLIKDPGLGSRLVPIIPDEARTFGLDSLFPTLKIYSPHGQQYLAVDRELMLSYKESTSGVILHEGINEAGSVASFTAVGSSYSTHNEPMIPIYIFYSMFGFQRTGDAFWAAADQLVRGFVLGATAGRTTLNGEGLQHEDGHSHLLAATNPAVVSYDPAFAYEVGHIFKDGLRRMYGEDSENIYYYMTVYNEPYMQPAEPDNLDLEGLLKGIYLYAGASKQRKKNAQILASGVGVNWALKAQKLLAEDWGVAASVWSVTSWNELRRDGLEVDRHNMLNPKDKKSAYVYDKLKATQGPVIAVSDFMRAVQDQISPWVPNAFHSLGTDGFGLSDTRGALRRHFKVDAESIVVATLAELAKAGEVKESVVQEAIDKYRIFDVRSADAGNTEGSG, from the coding sequence ATGACCGAATTTGCCGGATCGCCAGATCAGATAATCGACCAATTAGTAGATACAGATCCTGCTGAAACAGCTGAATGGCAAGCCTCTTTTGATGCAGCACTGAATGCTGCTGGCCCAGTTCGCGCGCGTTACCTAATGCTCCAACTTCTCAAGCGAGCACATGAGAAGCAGATTGGTCTTCCTGACCTTCGCACAACCGATTACATCAACACAATTTCTCCAGAGAATGAACCAGATTTTCCAGGAGACGAAGATATTGAGCGCCGTATTCGTGCAGCAGTTCGTTGGAACGCAGCAATCTTGGTGCACCGTGCTCAGCGTCCGGGAATTGGCGTCGGCGGACACATCTCTACATACGCATCTTCTGCTGCGCTCTATGAAGTTGGTTTTAACCACTTCTTCCGCGGACAAGACCATGCAGGTGGCGGAGATCAAATCTTCTTCCAAGGTCACGCATCTCCTGGAATGTATTCACGTGCATTTCTTGAAGGTCGCTTTAGTGAGAACCAGCTTGATGGATTCCGCCAAGAACTTTCACATGAAGGTGGCGGTCTATCGTCATACCCACATCCACGTTTGATGCCAGACTTCTGGCAATTCCCAACAGTCTCTATGGGTATTGGGCCAATCAATGCAATTTATCAAGCGCGCTTTAATCGTTACTTACATAACCGCGGCATCAAGGACACCAGCGATCAGAACGTCTGGGCATTCCTAGGCGATGGTGAAATGGATGAGGTCGACACACTGGGTGCTATTGGACTTGCATCGCGTGAGAAGCTCGACAACCTCACCTTCGTTGTGAACTGTAATTTGCAGCGCCTTGATGGCCCTGTGCGCGGTAATGGCAAGATTATTCAAGAGCTTGAATCAATCTTCGGTGGAGCTGGATGGAATGTCATCAAGGTTGTGTGGGGCCGTGGATGGGATCCACTCCTTGCACAAGACCGCGAAGGCGCACTCGTTAACATCATGAACACCACACTCGATGGTGATTACCAGACATTTAAGGCTGAAAGTGGCGCATTTGTTCGCGAACACTTCTTCAACCGTGATCCACGCACTGCAGCAATGGTCTCTAACTATTCAGATGATCAGATTTGGAACCTTAAGCGCGGTGGCCATGACTATCGCAAGCTCTTTGCTGCATATACAGCTGCAACTGAGAAGAATGGTCGCCCAACAGTGATCTTGGCTAAGACAGTCAAGGGCTGGACACTTGGTTCCCACTTCGAAGGACGTAACTCAACGCACCAGATGAAGAAGATGACTCTTGAAGACATCATCGAATTCCGCGATCGCCTTGAAATTCCATTGCCAGATAGCGCTTTGGATAAGTACACACCTTCTTACTACAAGCTTCCAGCAGATTCTCCTGAGATGAAGTACTTGGAAGAACGTCGTCGCGAACTCGGTGGTTCTATTCCAAGCCGTCGCAAGGTTTCTCGCCCACTTCAACAGCCTGCTGATGAGGCATATGAATCAGTTCGTCGTGGTTCAGGACAACAAGAAGTGGCAACAACGATGGCATTTGTCCGTATGTTGAAGGACCTCATTAAGGACCCAGGTCTTGGCAGCCGCCTTGTTCCAATCATTCCTGATGAAGCCCGCACATTCGGACTTGATTCACTATTTCCAACTTTGAAGATCTATTCACCACATGGTCAGCAATACTTGGCAGTCGACCGTGAATTGATGTTGTCCTATAAGGAATCAACATCGGGTGTCATCCTTCACGAAGGAATTAACGAAGCAGGATCTGTTGCTTCATTTACCGCTGTGGGCTCTTCTTACTCAACCCATAACGAGCCAATGATTCCTATCTACATCTTCTACTCCATGTTTGGATTCCAGCGCACAGGAGATGCCTTCTGGGCAGCTGCAGACCAGTTAGTTCGTGGATTCGTTCTCGGTGCAACAGCAGGCCGCACAACTCTTAACGGTGAAGGCCTGCAGCATGAAGATGGCCATTCACACCTACTTGCAGCAACGAACCCAGCAGTTGTCTCCTATGACCCAGCGTTTGCATATGAAGTCGGACATATCTTTAAAGATGGTCTGCGCCGTATGTATGGAGAAGATAGCGAGAATATTTATTACTACATGACTGTATATAACGAGCCATATATGCAACCGGCTGAACCAGATAACTTAGATCTCGAAGGTCTGCTCAAGGGTATTTATCTCTATGCAGGTGCTTCAAAGCAGCGTAAGAAGAATGCACAGATTCTTGCATCCGGTGTTGGAGTTAATTGGGCCCTTAAGGCACAGAAACTTCTTGCTGAAGATTGGGGCGTTGCAGCCTCCGTCTGGTCAGTAACTTCTTGGAATGAGCTTCGTCGTGATGGTCTTGAAGTAGATCGCCATAACATGCTTAATCCGAAGGATAAGAAGAGCGCATATGTCTATGACAAGCTCAAGGCAACGCAGGGACCTGTCATTGCAGTCTCTGACTTCATGCGCGCTGTCCAAGACCAAATTTCACCATGGGTTCCTAATGCATTCCATTCACTGGGAACAGATGGCTTTGGTTTATCTGATACTCGCGGTGCTCTACGTCGCCACTTCAAGGTTGATGCAGAGTCAATCGTGGTTGCAACCTTAGCTGAACTTGCTAAGGCAGGAGAAGTAAAGGAATCTGTAGTTCAAGAAGCTATCGATAAGTACCGCATCTTCGATGTGCGCTCAGCAGATGCTGGCAACACCGAAGGTTCTGGCTGA
- a CDS encoding DUF3052 domain-containing protein has translation MGFAKGELILEIGYGADCDDALRTEIKKIVATDFHENSTNEVVDAVLLWFRDGDGDLVDELMDAMAYLSETGPIWVLTPKVGRDGHVEPSDIQDAAPTCGLSQTSTLVVAQDWTATRLVARKAGKR, from the coding sequence ATGGGTTTTGCTAAAGGAGAGCTCATCCTTGAAATCGGCTATGGAGCCGATTGTGATGATGCTCTGCGCACTGAGATTAAGAAGATAGTTGCAACTGATTTTCATGAAAATTCCACCAATGAAGTTGTTGATGCTGTCTTGCTCTGGTTCCGCGATGGCGATGGTGATCTCGTCGATGAATTAATGGATGCCATGGCATATCTATCTGAGACTGGACCCATATGGGTTCTGACTCCCAAGGTCGGCCGCGATGGCCATGTTGAACCCAGTGATATCCAAGATGCAGCTCCAACATGTGGGCTGAGCCAAACATCCACACTCGTTGTTGCACAGGATTGGACTGCAACTCGTCTAGTGGCACGTAAGGCGGGCAAGCGATAG
- a CDS encoding peroxiredoxin, translated as MTLTIGQAAPDFELKNQYGELVKLSSFKGEKNVVVLFIPFAFTGTCTGELCAIRDDLAAFQNDNVQVLAISCDSPFTQKIFAEQEGYKFPVLADFWPHGAAAQAYGIFNADLGCALRGTFIIDKEGIIRWTVVNGLGDARNNGDYKSAIAAL; from the coding sequence ATGACTCTGACAATTGGCCAAGCCGCACCAGATTTCGAATTAAAGAATCAATATGGAGAACTGGTAAAGCTCTCATCCTTTAAGGGAGAGAAGAACGTAGTCGTTCTCTTTATCCCCTTTGCATTCACAGGCACATGCACTGGTGAACTCTGCGCAATCCGTGATGACCTTGCTGCATTTCAAAACGATAACGTTCAGGTGCTCGCAATCTCATGTGACTCTCCATTTACACAGAAGATTTTCGCTGAGCAAGAGGGATATAAGTTCCCAGTACTTGCAGATTTCTGGCCACATGGCGCAGCAGCACAGGCATATGGAATCTTCAATGCAGATCTTGGTTGCGCATTGCGCGGCACATTCATCATTGATAAAGAGGGCATCATCCGTTGGACTGTAGTTAATGGCCTTGGCGATGCTCGCAACAATGGTGATTACAAGAGCGCTATTGCAGCGCTCTAA
- a CDS encoding copper resistance CopC family protein — protein MKIRISLVVSALFFLPILNSPAAQAHAALESTLPAKGAVVAKTTNKVTMNFGEDILVIKGKNPNSILVSDSRGKKVSFGSTTISGAKISSALKAPLSPGKYTVKYRVVSADGHVVAGSYTFTVK, from the coding sequence ATGAAGATAAGAATCTCGCTCGTTGTTAGTGCACTGTTCTTTCTTCCAATTCTTAATTCACCTGCGGCTCAAGCCCATGCAGCTCTTGAAAGCACCCTTCCTGCAAAGGGTGCGGTAGTAGCAAAGACAACCAATAAGGTCACTATGAACTTTGGTGAAGATATCTTGGTCATTAAGGGAAAGAATCCCAATTCGATTCTTGTCTCCGATAGCCGTGGAAAGAAAGTCAGCTTTGGCAGCACCACTATCTCGGGGGCAAAAATCTCCAGCGCTCTCAAGGCTCCGCTGAGCCCAGGTAAGTACACGGTGAAATACCGAGTTGTATCAGCAGATGGTCACGTAGTCGCAGGAAGCTACACATTCACCGTTAAGTAA